The proteins below are encoded in one region of Pseudomonas helmanticensis:
- the ileS gene encoding isoleucine--tRNA ligase produces the protein MTDYKATLNLPDTAFPMKAGLPQREPQILQRWDSIGLYGKLREIGKDRPKFVLHDGPPYANGTIHIGHALNKILKDMIIRSKTLSGFDAPYVPGWDCHGLPIEHKVEVTHGKNLGADKTRELCRAYASEQIEGQKSEFIRLGVLGDWANPYKTMDFKNEAGEIRALAEIVKGGFVFKGLKPVNWCFDCGSALAEAEVEYENKKSSTIDVAFPIADEARLAAAFGLPSLSKPASIVIWTTTPWTIPANQALNVHPEFNYALVDIGDKLLVLAEELVEACLARYGVEGSVIATTTGKELELINFRHPFYDRLSPVYLADYVELGAGTGVVHSAPAYGVDDFVTCKKYGMVNDDILNPVQSNGVYVPSLEYFGGQFIWKANPAIVDKLTEVGALMHTTVIEHSYMHCWRHKTPLIYRATAQWFIGMDKEPTSGDTLRVRSLKAIEDTKFVPTWGQARLHSMIANRPDWCISRQRNWGVPIPFFLNKESGELHPRTVELMEEVAKRVEVEGIEAWFKMDAAELLGDEAPLYDKISDTLDVWFDSGTTHWHVLRGSHPMGHESGPRADLYLEGSDQHRGWFHSSLLTGCAIDNHAPYRELLTHGFTVDEAGRKMSKSLGNVIAPQKVNDTLGADIMRLWVASTDYSGEMAVSDQILQRSADAYRRIRNTARFLLSNLSGFNPASDILPAEEMLALDRWAVDRTLLLQRELQEHYGEYRFWNVYSKIHNFCVQELGGFYLDIIKDRQYTTGANSKARRSAQTALFHISEALVRWIAPILAFTADELWEYLPGERNESVMLNTWYEGLTELPADVELGRDYWERVMAVKVAVNKEMEIQRAAKAVGGNLQAEVTLYAEDALSADLAKLSNELRFVLITSTASVAPFVSAPEDAVTTEVSGLKLKIVKSAFPKCARCWHCREDVGVNPEHPEICGRCVDNISGAGEVRHYA, from the coding sequence ATGACCGACTATAAAGCCACGCTTAACCTTCCGGACACCGCCTTCCCAATGAAGGCCGGCCTGCCACAGCGCGAACCGCAGATTCTGCAGCGCTGGGACAGTATTGGCCTGTACGGAAAGTTGCGCGAGATTGGCAAGGATCGTCCGAAGTTCGTTCTGCATGACGGCCCTCCGTATGCCAACGGCACGATCCACATCGGTCACGCACTGAACAAGATTCTCAAGGACATGATCATCCGCTCGAAGACCCTGTCGGGCTTCGACGCGCCGTATGTTCCGGGTTGGGACTGCCACGGCCTGCCGATCGAGCACAAGGTTGAAGTGACCCACGGCAAGAACCTCGGCGCGGACAAGACCCGCGAGCTTTGCCGTGCCTACGCCTCCGAGCAGATCGAAGGGCAGAAGTCCGAATTCATCCGCCTCGGCGTGCTGGGCGACTGGGCCAACCCGTACAAGACCATGGATTTCAAGAACGAGGCCGGTGAAATCCGCGCCCTCGCCGAAATCGTCAAGGGCGGTTTCGTGTTCAAGGGCCTCAAGCCTGTGAACTGGTGCTTCGACTGCGGTTCGGCCCTGGCTGAAGCGGAAGTCGAGTACGAGAACAAAAAGTCCTCGACCATCGACGTTGCGTTCCCGATCGCTGACGAAGCCAGACTGGCTGCCGCGTTCGGTCTGCCATCGTTGAGCAAACCGGCGTCGATCGTGATCTGGACCACCACCCCGTGGACCATTCCGGCCAACCAGGCGCTGAACGTTCACCCGGAGTTCAACTACGCCCTCGTCGACATCGGCGACAAGCTGCTGGTGCTGGCTGAAGAGCTGGTTGAAGCCTGCCTGGCGCGCTACGGCGTTGAAGGTTCGGTGATCGCCACCACCACCGGTAAAGAGCTGGAACTGATCAACTTCCGTCACCCGTTCTACGATCGTCTGTCGCCGGTGTACCTGGCTGACTACGTCGAACTGGGCGCTGGCACTGGCGTGGTTCACTCCGCTCCGGCCTACGGCGTGGACGACTTCGTGACCTGCAAGAAGTACGGCATGGTCAACGATGACATCCTCAATCCAGTGCAGAGCAACGGCGTGTACGTGCCATCGCTGGAATACTTCGGCGGCCAGTTCATCTGGAAGGCCAACCCGGCCATCGTCGACAAGCTGACCGAAGTCGGTGCGCTGATGCACACCACCGTCATCGAACACAGCTACATGCACTGCTGGCGCCACAAGACTCCGCTGATCTATCGCGCCACCGCGCAGTGGTTCATCGGCATGGACAAAGAGCCAACCAGCGGCGACACCCTGCGTGTGCGCTCGCTCAAAGCCATCGAAGACACCAAGTTCGTCCCGACCTGGGGCCAGGCGCGTCTGCACTCGATGATCGCCAACCGTCCTGACTGGTGCATCTCGCGTCAACGTAACTGGGGCGTGCCGATCCCGTTCTTCCTGAACAAGGAAAGCGGCGAACTGCACCCACGTACCGTTGAACTGATGGAAGAAGTCGCCAAACGCGTTGAAGTGGAAGGCATCGAAGCCTGGTTCAAGATGGACGCTGCCGAGCTGCTCGGCGACGAAGCGCCGCTGTACGACAAGATCAGCGACACCCTCGACGTCTGGTTCGATTCGGGCACCACGCACTGGCACGTCCTGCGCGGTTCGCACCCGATGGGTCACGAGAGCGGCCCGCGCGCCGACCTGTACCTGGAAGGTTCCGACCAACACCGTGGCTGGTTCCACTCGTCGCTGCTGACTGGTTGCGCCATCGACAACCACGCGCCGTACCGCGAACTGCTGACCCACGGTTTTACCGTCGACGAAGCCGGCCGCAAGATGTCCAAATCGCTGGGCAACGTGATCGCGCCGCAGAAAGTCAACGACACCCTGGGCGCCGACATCATGCGTCTGTGGGTTGCTTCGACCGACTACTCAGGTGAAATGGCGGTTTCCGACCAGATCCTGCAACGCAGTGCGGACGCCTATCGTCGTATCCGCAACACCGCGCGATTCCTGCTCTCGAACCTGAGCGGTTTCAACCCGGCCAGCGACATCCTGCCGGCGGAAGAAATGCTCGCGCTGGATCGTTGGGCGGTCGACCGCACCTTGCTGCTGCAACGCGAGCTGCAAGAGCACTACGGCGAATACCGTTTCTGGAACGTCTACTCGAAGATCCACAACTTCTGCGTGCAGGAGCTGGGCGGTTTCTACCTCGACATCATCAAGGACCGTCAGTACACCACTGGCGCCAACAGCAAGGCCCGCCGTTCGGCGCAAACCGCGCTGTTCCACATCTCCGAAGCGCTGGTGCGCTGGATCGCGCCGATCCTCGCCTTCACCGCCGACGAACTGTGGGAATACCTGCCGGGCGAGCGCAACGAATCGGTGATGCTCAACACCTGGTACGAAGGTCTGACCGAACTGCCGGCCGACGTTGAGCTGGGCCGCGACTACTGGGAACGCGTGATGGCGGTCAAAGTAGCGGTCAACAAAGAGATGGAAATCCAGCGCGCGGCGAAAGCCGTCGGTGGCAACCTGCAAGCCGAAGTGACGCTGTACGCCGAAGACGCGCTGAGCGCTGACCTGGCCAAGCTGAGCAACGAGCTGCGCTTTGTCTTGATCACCTCGACGGCCAGCGTGGCGCCTTTTGTTAGCGCACCTGAAGATGCGGTAACCACCGAAGTCAGCGGCCTGAAACTGAAGATCGTCAAATCGGCCTTCCCGAAATGCGCCCGTTGCTGGCACTGCCGCGAAGACGTCGGCGTGAACCCGGAGCATCCGGAAATCTGCGGCCGTTGCGTCGACAACATCAGCGGCGCTGGCGAGGTTCGTCACTATGCCTAA
- the ribF gene encoding bifunctional riboflavin kinase/FAD synthetase, with translation MQLVRGLHNLRPQHRGCVATIGNFDGVHRGHQAILARLRERALELGVPSCVVIFEPQPREFFAPETAPARLARLRDKLQLLAAEGVDRVLCLAFNQRLSKLSASEFVDTILVDGLGVQHLEVGDDFRFGCDRLGDFDFLMQAGQVHGFTVEAAQTVELDGIRVSSTQVRNALAAADFALAERLLGRPYRIAGRVLHGQKLARQLGTPTANIQLKRRRVPFTGVYLVDVDIDGKTWPGVANIGVRPTVQGDGKAHLEVHLLDFAGDLYDRRLTVVFHQKLREEQRFASLEALKTAINADVATARALAAPSAHR, from the coding sequence ATGCAGCTGGTTCGAGGCCTCCACAACTTGCGCCCCCAGCATCGGGGCTGCGTCGCCACTATTGGCAACTTTGACGGTGTTCACCGTGGTCACCAGGCTATCCTGGCCCGACTGCGTGAGCGTGCGCTCGAGTTGGGCGTACCCAGCTGCGTGGTGATTTTCGAGCCGCAGCCACGGGAATTCTTTGCCCCCGAGACCGCCCCGGCGCGTCTGGCGCGGTTGCGCGACAAGCTGCAACTGCTGGCCGCCGAAGGTGTCGACCGGGTGTTGTGCCTGGCCTTCAACCAGCGCTTGAGCAAGCTCAGCGCCAGTGAGTTCGTCGATACCATCCTGGTGGATGGCCTCGGTGTGCAACACCTGGAGGTCGGTGACGATTTCCGTTTCGGTTGCGACCGCCTCGGCGATTTCGATTTCCTGATGCAGGCCGGGCAGGTTCACGGTTTTACCGTCGAAGCCGCGCAAACCGTCGAGCTGGACGGCATTCGTGTCAGCAGCACGCAGGTGCGTAACGCGTTGGCCGCTGCCGATTTTGCCTTGGCCGAACGCTTGCTCGGCCGCCCGTACCGGATCGCCGGTCGCGTGCTGCACGGCCAGAAACTGGCCCGGCAACTGGGTACGCCCACTGCCAACATTCAACTCAAGCGTCGTCGCGTGCCGTTCACCGGGGTGTATCTGGTGGATGTCGATATCGACGGCAAGACCTGGCCCGGCGTCGCCAATATCGGCGTGCGGCCCACGGTACAAGGTGATGGCAAGGCCCACCTTGAAGTTCATCTTCTAGATTTTGCCGGCGATCTGTATGACCGGCGTTTGACGGTGGTTTTCCACCAAAAGCTGCGTGAAGAGCAGCGCTTCGCCTCTCTGGAGGCATTGAAAACGGCGATCAATGCGGATGTCGCCACCGCCCGTGCACTAGCCGCACCTAGCGCCCATCGCTAA
- the murJ gene encoding murein biosynthesis integral membrane protein MurJ: MNLLKSLAAVSSITMLSRVLGFVRDTLIARTFGAGMATDAFFIAFKLPNLLRRIFAEGAFSQAFVPILAEYKSQQGEEATRTFIAYVSGLLTLVLAIVTALGMIAAPWVIWATAPGFTDTPEKFQLTSDLLRVTFPYILLISLSSLAGAILNTWNRFSVPAFVPTLLNVSMIVFALFLTPYFDPPVMALGWAVLVGGLAQLLYQLPHLKKIGMLVLPRLNLRDTGVWRVMKQMLPAILGVSVSQISLIINTIFASFLVAGSVSWMYYADRLMELPSGVLGVALGTILLPTLAKTYASKDRHEYSRILDWGLRLCFVLVLPCSLALGILAEPLTVSLFQYGQFSGFDAEMTQRALIAYSVGLLGIIVIKVLAPGFYAQQNIRTPVKIAIFTLVVTQLFNLVLIGPLAHAGLALAISAGACLNAGLLFYQLRKQQMYQPQPGWAKFGFKLVVAVAVMSVVLLIGMHFMPPWDQGHMLERFLRLGALVAAGVVAYFGMLLLLGFRLRDFNRKALS, encoded by the coding sequence ATGAATCTGCTCAAATCGTTGGCCGCCGTCAGCTCTATCACGATGCTTTCCCGGGTTTTAGGGTTTGTTCGTGACACGCTCATTGCCCGTACATTCGGCGCCGGGATGGCGACGGACGCCTTCTTTATTGCCTTCAAATTGCCCAATCTGCTGCGGCGGATCTTTGCCGAGGGCGCTTTCTCGCAGGCATTCGTGCCGATTCTGGCCGAATACAAAAGCCAGCAGGGCGAAGAGGCGACGCGTACGTTCATTGCTTACGTTTCAGGTTTGCTGACACTGGTACTGGCGATCGTCACTGCGCTGGGCATGATCGCCGCGCCCTGGGTGATCTGGGCCACGGCTCCCGGTTTCACCGACACGCCGGAAAAATTCCAGCTCACCTCCGATCTGCTGCGGGTGACGTTCCCCTATATATTGCTGATCTCGCTGTCATCGCTGGCCGGTGCGATTCTCAATACCTGGAACCGCTTCTCGGTGCCGGCGTTTGTGCCGACCCTGCTTAACGTCAGCATGATCGTCTTTGCGTTGTTCCTTACACCGTACTTCGATCCACCGGTCATGGCCCTTGGCTGGGCGGTGTTGGTCGGTGGTCTGGCGCAGTTGCTCTATCAACTGCCGCACCTGAAAAAGATCGGCATGCTGGTACTGCCGCGTCTGAATCTGCGCGATACCGGCGTATGGCGGGTGATGAAACAGATGCTGCCGGCGATTCTTGGCGTGTCGGTCAGCCAGATTTCGCTGATCATCAACACCATCTTCGCCTCGTTTCTGGTGGCGGGCTCGGTGTCGTGGATGTATTACGCCGATCGCCTGATGGAGTTGCCATCCGGTGTGCTGGGGGTGGCATTGGGTACGATTCTGCTGCCGACACTGGCCAAAACTTACGCCAGCAAGGATCGCCACGAGTATTCGCGGATTCTCGATTGGGGCCTGCGCCTGTGCTTCGTGCTGGTGCTGCCGTGTTCGCTGGCGCTGGGGATTCTCGCCGAACCGCTGACCGTTTCGCTGTTCCAGTACGGTCAGTTCAGTGGCTTCGACGCCGAAATGACGCAGCGCGCACTGATTGCCTATTCTGTCGGTCTGCTCGGCATTATCGTGATCAAAGTGCTGGCGCCGGGCTTTTACGCGCAACAGAACATCCGTACCCCGGTGAAAATCGCAATATTCACTCTGGTGGTTACCCAGTTGTTCAACCTGGTGCTGATCGGTCCGCTGGCGCATGCCGGTCTGGCCTTGGCGATCAGTGCGGGTGCGTGTCTGAACGCCGGACTGCTGTTCTATCAACTGCGCAAGCAGCAGATGTACCAGCCGCAGCCGGGCTGGGCCAAGTTTGGTTTCAAACTGGTGGTGGCGGTGGCGGTGATGTCCGTGGTGCTTTTGATCGGTATGCATTTCATGCCGCCATGGGATCAAGGGCACATGCTTGAGCGCTTCCTGCGTCTGGGCGCATTGGTTGCGGCGGGCGTAGTCGCTTATTTCGGTATGTTGCTGCTGCTCGGTTTCCGCTTGCGCGACTTCAATCGCAAGGCCTTGAGCTGA
- the rpsT gene encoding 30S ribosomal protein S20 — translation MANSPSAKKRAKQAEKRRSHNASLRSMVRTYIKNVVKAIDAKDAEKAQAAYVLAVPVIDRMADKGIIHKNKAARHKSRLNGHVKALKEAA, via the coding sequence GTGGCCAACTCACCTTCCGCCAAAAAACGTGCAAAACAGGCTGAGAAGCGTCGCAGCCACAACGCCAGCCTGCGTTCCATGGTTCGCACCTACATCAAGAATGTAGTTAAAGCCATCGACGCAAAAGACGCTGAAAAAGCTCAAGCTGCATACGTTCTGGCTGTGCCAGTAATCGACCGCATGGCCGATAAAGGCATCATCCACAAGAACAAGGCTGCTCGTCATAAGAGCCGTCTGAATGGCCACGTTAAAGCGCTGAAAGAAGCTGCTTAA
- a CDS encoding CreA family protein translates to MRLAKGLLGLLMALPLLASAEEIGQVSTVFKFVGPNDRIVVEAFDDPKVEGVTCYLSRAKTGGVKGGLGLAEDRAEASIACRQVGPIRFKGDLKDGDEVFKERTSLVFKTMQVVRFLDKKRNTLVYLVYSDRLIEGSPQNAVTAIPILPWVPVQQ, encoded by the coding sequence ATGCGTTTAGCAAAAGGATTGTTGGGCTTGCTGATGGCGCTGCCATTGCTGGCCTCGGCCGAAGAAATCGGTCAGGTGTCGACGGTGTTCAAGTTTGTCGGCCCGAACGACCGGATCGTCGTCGAAGCGTTCGATGATCCGAAGGTTGAAGGGGTGACCTGCTACCTGTCGCGCGCCAAGACTGGCGGCGTGAAGGGTGGTTTGGGTCTGGCTGAAGATCGCGCAGAGGCTTCGATCGCTTGCCGTCAGGTTGGGCCGATCAGGTTCAAGGGTGATCTGAAGGACGGTGATGAGGTGTTCAAGGAGCGCACCTCGCTGGTGTTCAAGACCATGCAAGTGGTGCGTTTTCTCGACAAGAAGCGCAATACGCTGGTGTATCTGGTCTACAGCGACCGCTTGATCGAAGGCAGTCCGCAGAATGCCGTGACTGCAATCCCGATCCTGCCATGGGTGCCGGTCCAGCAATAA